The Martelella sp. AD-3 genome includes a region encoding these proteins:
- a CDS encoding exopolysaccharide biosynthesis protein codes for MHDDEAGVEPRSHEGDRLSEILACLRPGPDGRLSLEQLDDALAERSFGAFIVLFSIPNLIPLPPGATLLLGLPLILVSWQMMVSRHTRVWLPERIARFSVDGARGMAILDRVLPWLRWIESAVRPRFWFLETRRAERALGAFALLLSIVVFFPIPFGNWLPALALAIIGLSATERDGYGLIIGLAVGVFSILLAGLVVVAAGALIALLF; via the coding sequence TTGCACGACGACGAAGCCGGAGTTGAACCGCGATCCCACGAAGGCGACAGGCTTTCAGAGATTCTCGCCTGCCTGCGTCCCGGGCCGGACGGACGTCTCAGCCTCGAACAGCTCGACGATGCGCTGGCGGAGCGCTCTTTCGGCGCCTTCATCGTGCTGTTTTCGATCCCGAACCTGATCCCGCTGCCGCCCGGCGCCACCTTGCTTCTCGGTCTGCCGCTGATCCTCGTTTCATGGCAGATGATGGTCTCGCGCCACACGCGGGTCTGGCTTCCCGAGCGAATCGCGCGGTTCTCCGTCGACGGCGCGCGCGGCATGGCCATTCTTGACCGCGTCCTTCCGTGGTTGCGGTGGATCGAAAGCGCCGTCCGGCCGCGCTTCTGGTTTCTGGAGACGCGCCGGGCCGAACGCGCCCTTGGGGCATTCGCGCTTCTGCTGTCGATCGTGGTGTTCTTCCCGATCCCCTTCGGCAACTGGCTTCCGGCGCTTGCCCTTGCGATCATTGGCCTGTCGGCTACCGAGCGCGACGGTTACGGACTGATTATCGGCCTTGCGGTCGGCGTCTTCTCGATCCTGCTGGCGGGGCTCGTGGTCGTTGCCGCCGGCGCGCTGATCGCGCTGCTTTTCTGA
- a CDS encoding FAD-binding oxidoreductase: MAIEDVQTRPRDPQAAQEAIALLRERFGDKVQTGEAFRAQHAHTTTYLPPQLPDAVFFAESSEDVKAAVKLCAEYKVPVIPFGTGSSLEGQVNAPEGGISIDLSRMNRVLEVNAEDLDCRVEPGVTREELNDYLRDTGLFFPIDPGANASLGGMASTRASGTNAVRYGTMKDVVLALTVVTADGEEITTGRRARKSSAGYDLTRLFVGAEGTLGIITSITLKLAGIPEKIAGGVSSFETLEEACNAVIMTIQMGIPVARIELLDALQVKACNAYSGLDFPETPLLLLEFHGSEEAVAMQSAQFAEIASECSGSEFVWTANAEERTKLWKARHSAYWAGRALAPELDGLSTDVCVPISRLADCVRETQEDVKREGILAPVVGHAGDGNFHLLVLFDKNNPEEIARVEAFTTRLAERAIAMGGTATGEHGVGQGKKRVVADEIGTAVAAMRAIKEALDPDNIFNPGKIF, translated from the coding sequence TTGGCAATTGAAGACGTTCAGACGCGCCCGCGCGACCCGCAAGCGGCGCAGGAGGCGATCGCGCTGCTCAGGGAGCGTTTCGGCGACAAGGTGCAGACGGGCGAGGCCTTCCGCGCCCAGCATGCCCATACCACGACCTACCTGCCGCCGCAGCTGCCGGACGCGGTGTTCTTTGCCGAGAGTTCCGAGGATGTGAAGGCGGCGGTGAAGCTTTGCGCGGAATACAAGGTGCCTGTCATTCCCTTCGGCACGGGCTCTTCGCTCGAGGGCCAGGTGAATGCGCCCGAAGGCGGCATCTCCATCGATCTGTCGCGTATGAACCGTGTGCTCGAGGTCAATGCGGAAGATCTTGACTGTCGCGTCGAGCCGGGCGTCACCCGCGAGGAGTTGAACGACTATCTGCGTGATACCGGCCTGTTCTTCCCGATCGATCCGGGCGCCAACGCCTCGCTCGGCGGCATGGCGTCAACGCGCGCTTCCGGCACCAATGCGGTGCGCTACGGCACGATGAAGGACGTGGTGCTGGCGCTGACCGTGGTGACCGCCGACGGCGAGGAAATCACCACCGGGCGGCGCGCGCGCAAATCGTCCGCCGGCTATGACCTCACGCGGCTTTTCGTCGGCGCGGAAGGCACGCTCGGCATCATCACCTCGATCACGCTGAAGCTTGCCGGCATCCCGGAGAAGATCGCCGGCGGGGTTTCCTCCTTCGAGACGCTGGAAGAGGCCTGCAATGCGGTGATCATGACGATCCAGATGGGCATTCCGGTTGCCCGCATCGAGCTTCTCGACGCGCTTCAGGTCAAGGCCTGCAACGCCTATTCCGGGCTCGACTTTCCCGAAACCCCGCTGCTTCTTCTGGAATTCCACGGCAGCGAGGAGGCGGTCGCCATGCAGTCGGCGCAGTTCGCCGAGATTGCGTCCGAATGCAGCGGCTCCGAATTCGTCTGGACCGCCAATGCCGAGGAGCGCACGAAACTGTGGAAGGCCCGTCACAGCGCCTATTGGGCCGGCCGGGCGCTTGCCCCCGAGCTCGACGGTTTGTCGACGGATGTCTGCGTGCCGATCTCGCGGCTTGCCGATTGCGTGCGCGAGACCCAGGAAGACGTGAAGCGCGAAGGCATTCTGGCGCCGGTCGTCGGCCATGCGGGCGACGGCAATTTTCATCTCCTCGTCCTGTTCGACAAGAACAATCCGGAAGAGATCGCCCGCGTCGAGGCCTTCACCACGCGGCTTGCCGAACGGGCCATCGCCATGGGCGGGACGGCGACCGGCGAGCACGGCGTTGGCCAGGGCAAGAAGAGGGTCGTCGCTGACGAGATCGGCACGGCGGTTGCCGCCATGCGCGCGATCAAGGAGGCGCTCGATCCGGACAATATCTTCAACCCGGGCAAGATTTTCTGA
- a CDS encoding entericidin: MSALVASCGNTIEGMGQDTANAIDATQDAGQSIDNAASY; this comes from the coding sequence ATGAGCGCTCTCGTCGCTTCCTGCGGGAACACGATCGAGGGCATGGGTCAGGATACCGCCAACGCGATTGATGCCACCCAGGATGCCGGCCAGTCGATCGACAACGCCGCCTCCTACTGA
- a CDS encoding Gfo/Idh/MocA family protein: protein MTRTLKVAVVGLGIGRNHIQNGYRTNTDRFEVAALCDLDEALLKANGAEFGIERLVTDYLEIVGMDDIDVIDICTPPATHKAMIVAALQAGKHVICEKPLVGSLADIDELLDAESRSSGHVMPIMQYRYNDGAQKARHIIASGLAGKPLVATCEVHWLRGPDYYEKDWRRSWSGALGGILMNHAIHANDLMFYLLGPVRSLFARTATRVNRVEVEDCASISVELECGALATTSATLGSVEPLSRMRLCFENVTIETDSRPDFTADKAPWRFVPANAAIGSKIDEALAGFTPPPSGFAGQMQDFHKAICEKTPLPLTLGDARQSLDFATAAYWSAKTYSAVALPILSDHPFYNGWQNAF, encoded by the coding sequence ATGACAAGAACGCTGAAAGTCGCGGTTGTCGGGCTCGGCATCGGCCGCAACCACATTCAAAACGGCTACCGTACCAATACCGACCGTTTCGAGGTCGCGGCACTCTGTGATCTCGACGAGGCGCTGCTGAAGGCAAACGGCGCGGAATTCGGCATCGAGCGGCTTGTGACGGACTATCTCGAGATCGTCGGCATGGACGACATCGACGTGATCGACATCTGCACCCCGCCGGCAACCCACAAGGCGATGATCGTCGCTGCGCTGCAGGCCGGCAAGCACGTCATCTGCGAGAAGCCGCTTGTCGGATCGCTTGCCGACATCGACGAACTGCTCGACGCCGAATCGCGTTCCTCCGGCCATGTAATGCCGATCATGCAGTATCGCTACAATGATGGCGCCCAGAAGGCGCGTCACATCATCGCCTCGGGGCTTGCCGGCAAGCCGCTGGTTGCGACCTGCGAGGTGCACTGGCTGCGCGGCCCAGACTATTATGAAAAGGACTGGCGCAGGAGCTGGAGCGGCGCGCTCGGCGGCATTTTGATGAACCATGCCATCCATGCCAATGACCTGATGTTCTATCTGCTCGGCCCGGTGCGATCGCTGTTTGCGCGCACGGCGACGCGGGTGAACCGGGTCGAGGTCGAGGACTGCGCCAGCATCAGCGTCGAGCTCGAATGCGGCGCGCTGGCCACGACATCGGCCACGCTCGGCTCGGTGGAGCCCCTGAGCCGCATGCGGCTCTGCTTCGAGAATGTGACCATCGAGACCGACAGCCGCCCGGATTTCACGGCCGACAAGGCGCCCTGGCGTTTCGTGCCCGCCAACGCGGCGATCGGCAGCAAGATCGACGAGGCGCTCGCCGGTTTCACGCCGCCGCCCTCCGGCTTTGCCGGTCAGATGCAGGATTTCCACAAGGCGATCTGCGAGAAGACGCCATTGCCGCTGACCCTCGGCGATGCGCGTCAAAGCCTCGACTTCGCGACAGCCGCCTACTGGTCGGCCAAGACCTATAGCGCGGTGGCCCTGCCCATCCTTTCGGACCATCCCTTTTACAACGGCTGGCAGAACGCCTTCTGA
- a CDS encoding LysR family transcriptional regulator, with amino-acid sequence MISINKIELMERSMANFLQTPLPVLDNDILRTFVAIAETGSFSGAAETVFRTPSAVSMQIKRLEEQLGVSLFVRDARSVRLTHSGETLLTYARRMLALSNEAMSRFRHPDMHGVVRLGATDDIGERILPTILKRFAEAFPGVMVDVTIDNSVGLRRRLGEQRLDLTLLNSGKGASDEDSELILRERLVWVGACGGTAHTKDPLPVSMWEQGCSWRNEAVEKLTEIGRAYRVAYMSATTMVQRAAVLSDLAVAPIASYYLSDGMEVLGKAEGLPELGFYEIRLKFSEQRGELVEAVADAIRHAFRPTERQSRVA; translated from the coding sequence ATGATATCCATCAACAAAATTGAATTGATGGAGCGCTCCATGGCCAATTTCCTGCAGACGCCGCTACCGGTCCTCGACAACGACATTCTCCGCACCTTTGTCGCGATCGCCGAGACCGGCAGTTTTTCCGGCGCTGCGGAAACCGTGTTCCGGACGCCATCGGCCGTCTCCATGCAGATCAAGCGGCTGGAGGAGCAGCTCGGCGTGTCGCTCTTCGTGCGCGACGCCCGCTCGGTGCGCCTGACCCACAGCGGCGAGACGCTTTTGACCTATGCGCGGCGCATGCTCGCGCTCTCCAATGAGGCGATGTCGCGTTTCCGACATCCGGACATGCACGGCGTGGTCCGGCTCGGCGCGACGGATGATATCGGCGAGCGTATCCTGCCGACGATCCTGAAGCGCTTCGCCGAGGCTTTCCCCGGCGTCATGGTTGACGTCACCATCGACAACAGCGTCGGTCTACGCCGGCGTCTCGGCGAACAGCGGCTCGATCTCACACTGCTCAATTCCGGCAAGGGAGCCTCGGATGAGGACAGCGAACTCATTCTGCGCGAGCGGCTTGTCTGGGTGGGCGCCTGCGGCGGCACGGCGCATACGAAGGATCCGTTGCCGGTGTCGATGTGGGAGCAGGGCTGTTCGTGGCGCAACGAGGCCGTGGAGAAGCTTACGGAGATCGGCCGGGCCTATCGCGTCGCCTATATGAGCGCGACCACCATGGTGCAGCGCGCCGCCGTCCTCTCCGATCTCGCCGTTGCCCCGATCGCCTCCTATTACCTGTCGGACGGGATGGAGGTGCTGGGCAAGGCGGAGGGGCTTCCGGAGCTCGGCTTTTATGAAATCCGCCTGAAATTCTCCGAACAGCGCGGCGAACTGGTCGAGGCGGTCGCCGACGCCATCCGTCACGCCTTCCGTCCGACCGAGCGGCAAAGCCGGGTGGCCTGA
- a CDS encoding fructosamine kinase family protein yields MNDLQDVIAKLTGARHVTLSRFASGDLSALMLAETEDGRQFVVKGGPAPAVEGEMLRLIAATGAPAPEVVAANERVLIITRVEGRSGFAGAQADLGRSLSKLHAATGEQYGFDHDYAFGTVAIENDRTSSWVAFWRDRRLLNNIGHIPADLARRVERLAGNLAAHLPDAPPAALLHGDLWSGNVMASSGHVTAFIDPACYYGHAEVDLAMLNLFGSLDQGFYASYPRLEPGYLERQAIYSLWPALVHLRLFGGGYRSMVEGFLSRAGH; encoded by the coding sequence ATGAATGATCTTCAGGATGTGATAGCGAAACTCACCGGCGCCCGCCACGTCACGCTCTCCCGCTTCGCCTCGGGCGACCTTTCGGCGTTGATGCTCGCGGAGACGGAGGACGGCAGGCAATTCGTCGTCAAGGGCGGCCCGGCGCCCGCCGTCGAAGGCGAGATGCTGCGCCTGATCGCCGCGACAGGCGCGCCGGCGCCGGAGGTGGTCGCCGCCAACGAGCGCGTCCTGATCATCACCAGGGTCGAGGGACGAAGCGGCTTTGCCGGCGCCCAGGCCGACCTCGGCCGATCGCTTTCAAAGCTTCACGCGGCAACGGGCGAGCAATACGGCTTTGATCACGACTATGCCTTCGGCACGGTCGCAATCGAAAACGACCGGACCTCCTCCTGGGTCGCTTTCTGGCGCGACCGCAGGCTGTTGAACAATATCGGCCACATTCCCGCCGACCTCGCCCGGCGGGTCGAGCGACTTGCCGGCAATCTCGCCGCCCATCTGCCGGACGCGCCGCCCGCCGCCCTTCTTCACGGCGACTTGTGGTCGGGCAATGTCATGGCCTCATCCGGGCACGTCACGGCCTTCATCGACCCGGCCTGCTATTACGGCCATGCCGAAGTCGACCTCGCCATGCTCAACCTGTTCGGCAGTCTCGATCAGGGCTTCTACGCTTCTTATCCGCGACTTGAGCCGGGCTACCTCGAGCGGCAGGCGATCTACAGTCTCTGGCCGGCGCTCGTGCATCTTCGCCTTTTTGGCGGCGGCTACCGTTCGATGGTAGAAGGCTTTCTGTCCCGCGCCGGCCATTGA